Proteins encoded together in one Impatiens glandulifera chromosome 1, dImpGla2.1, whole genome shotgun sequence window:
- the LOC124919296 gene encoding ruvB-like 2 encodes MAELKLSESRDLTRIERIGAHSHIRGLGLDSNLEARGSSEGMVGQTAARKAAGLIVQMVKEGKIAGRAVLLAGQPGTGKTAIAMGMAKSLGQETPFAMLAGSEIFSLEMSKTEALMQAFRRAIGVRIKEENEVIEGEVVEIQIDRPAVSGAASKTGKMTLKTTEMETVYDLGVKMIESLGKEKVQSGDVIAIDKASGKITKLGRSFSRSRDFDAMGPQTKFVQCPDGELQKRKEIVHCVTLHEIDVINSRTQGFLALFTGDTGEIRAEVREQIDTKVAEWREEGKAEIVPGVLFIDEVHMLDMECFSFLNRALENDMAPILVVATNRGNTAIRGTNYKSPHGIPVDFLDRLLIISTQPYTEEDISKILEIRCQEEEIDMSEDAKRLLTKIGVDTSLRYSINLITTSALACLKRKGRVVEMEDVSRVYELFWDVKRSTQYLMEYQSQYMFNEVAMGEAEEE; translated from the exons ATGGCGGAACTCAAGCTCTCGGAGAGCAGAGACCTAACAAGAATAGAGCGCATAGGTGCGCACTCACACATCCGTGGCCTCGGCCTCGACTCCAACCTAGAAGCCCGAGGATCTAGTGAAGGAATGGTAGGCCAGACCGCTGCTCGTAAAGCTGCTGGCCTTATTGTGCAGATGGTCAAGGAAGGGAAAATCGCTGGCCGTGCTGTTCTCCTCGCAGGACAGCCTGGAACTGGGAAGACCGCAATCGCCATGGGCATGGCCAAGTCTCTCGGACAAGAAACCCCTTTTGCGATGCTAGCAGGAAGCGAAATTTTCTCCCTTGAGATGTCAAAGACCGAAGCCCTTATGCAAGCTTTCAGGAGAGCCATCGGTGTCAGAATCAAGGAGGAGAACGAAGTCATTGAGGGAGAAGTTGTGGAGATCCAAATTGACCGTCCTGCGGTTTCTGGAGCGGCATCAAAGACGGGTAAGATGACGCTCAAGACTACGGAGATGGAGACTGTTTATGACTTGGGTGTGAAAATGATTGAGTCACTTGGTAAAGAAAAGGTTCAGAGTGGGGATGTTATAGCTATTGACAAGGCTTCGGGAAAGATTACTAAGCTTGGTAGATCATTTTCGAGGTCTAGAGATTTTGATGCAATGGGGCCACAAACTAAGTTCGTTCAGTGTCCAGATGGCGAGTTGCAGAAGAGGAAAGAGATTGTTCATTGCGTTACTCTTCATGAAATTGATGTTATCAACAGCAG AACACAGGGATTTCTAGCTCTCTTCACAGGCGACACAGGAGAAATCCGAGCAGAGGTAAGAGAGCAAATAGACACAAAAGTCGCAGAATGGAGAGAAGAAGGAAAAGCTGAAATAGTTCCTGGAGTTCTCTTCATCGACGAAGTCCACATGCTAGACATGGAATGCTTCTCATTCCTAAACCGAGCCCTCGAAAACGACATGGCTCCGATATTAGTCGTCGCGACCAACCGAGGAAACACAGCCATCAGAGGCACAAACTACAAATCCCCTCATGGGATCCCTGTCGATTTCCTAGACAGACTCTTAATCATCTCCACTCAGCCTTACACAGAAGAAGACATTAGTAAGATTCTGGAAATCAGAtgccaagaagaagaaatcgaCATGTCTGAAGATGCGAAGAGGCTGTTGACGAAGATCGGAGTGGACACATCTTTGAGGTACtcgattaatttaattacaactTCTGCTTTGGCTTGTTTGAAACGGAAGGGGAGGGTAGTTGAGATGGAGGATGTGAGCCGAGTTTATGAACTTTTTTGGGATGTTAAGAGATCGACGCAGTATTTGATGGAGTATCAGAGTCAGTATATGTTTAATGAAGTGGCAATGGGAGAGGCTGAAGAAGAATAA